The Mesoplasma tabanidae sequence TTAGCTTTTTCTAAATATTCCTTAGCTAATTCAACTTTATCAGCTTCTAATAATGAGTTACCAATTTCTAGCCCCATTGCTTTGTGGAATGTATAAGTCATACCTCCACCAATTAAAATTTTGTCAACTTTAGTCAATAAATTGTCAATAACACCGATTTTATCAGAAACTTTTGCTCCTCCTAAAATTGCAACAAAAGGTCTTTCAGGTGCATCAATTCCTTTTCCTAACATTTCAATTTCATTTTGTACTAAGAAACCTAATGCTGATTCAGAAATGTTTGAAGCAATACCAACGTTTGAAGCATGGGCACGGTGTGCTGTACCAAATGCATCATTGATAAATACATCTCCTAGACTTGCCCAGTATTTTCCTAGTTCTGGATTATTTTTTGATTCTGCTTTAACTACTTCACCATTTTTAACATCTTCAAAACGAGTATTTTCAAATAATAAAACTTGTCTCTCATTTAGAGCATTAATTGCTGATTCTAATTCAGCTCCTCTTGTTTGGTTAACAAAAACTACTGATTGTCCCAAAACTTCTTCTAATCTTTTTGCTACTGGAGCTAATGATTTAGTTATTTTATCATCTTCACTTTTAATTCTTGATAAGTGAGAAAATAAGATAACTTTTGCATCATTTGCAATTAAGTATTTAATTGTTGGCAATGCTGCTTGAATACGATTGTCATCAGTAATAACTCCATCTTTTAATGGAACATTAAAGTCAACACGAACTAAAACTTTTTTTCCTTTTACATTAATATCTTTTAATGTTTTTTTCAAATTGTAATTCATTCTATTCTCCTCTTTTTTCTTTACATTATATATTTTAACTCTTTTATATTAATTATTAAATTAATAACAAAAAAAATACCCTTTAGGGTATTTAAATTTATTAATTCTAGGAATTATAATCCCATGAAGTAAATTGTTGTTCTTACTAATTGTGAAACATATGATGACTCATTGTCATATCATGCACAAACAGTAACTAATTGTTCACCATCAACTTCAGTAATTTTTGTTAATGTTGCATCAAAGATTGAACCGAATGATGATCCGATTGTATCTCCTGAAACAATTTCTTGTGTATTAAATTTAATTGCTTTTGATAATTCAGCATCAGCTTTAATTGTTGCTTCAACAGTTGCATTAATTTCTTCAACAGTTGTTTTTTTGCTTAATTGTAAAGTAACATCTGTTATTGATCCTGTAATTGTTGGTACACGTAATGCGTATCCATCTAATTTACCTTTTAAGTTTGGTAATACTAATGAAACTGCCTTAGCTGCTCCAGTTGTTGAAGGAACAATGTTTCATGCAGCAGCACGCCCTCTTCTTAAGTCACCATGAGGTAAGTCTAATAATTTTTGATCATTTGTTACAGCATGAACAGTAACCATTTTTCCTTTAACAATTCCAAATTTTTCATCCATAATTTTTGCAACTGGTGATAAACAGTTTGTTGTACATGAAGCTCCTGAAATAATTACATCTTCTGCTGATAAGTTTTTATGGTTCACACCATAAACGATTGTTTTCATTTCTCCTGTTGCAGGTGCTGAAATAATAACTTTTTTTGCTCCAGCTGTTAAGTGTGCTGATGCTTTATCTTTGTCTGTGTAAAATCCTGTTGATTCGATTACTAAATCGATTCCTAATTTACCTCAAGGTAAATCAGCTGCATTTCTTTCAGCAAAGATTTTAATTTCTTTTCCATCAACAATAATTGAGTTATCTGTGTATGAAATTTTTCCTTCTTGGAATTTTCCTTGTGCTGAGTCAAATTCTAATAAGTAAGCTAATGTTTTTGTATCTGTTAAATCGTTAACAGCAACGATTTCAACTCCTTGGTTGAATAATTGTCTAAATGTTAAACGTCCAATTCTTCCGAATCCGTTAATTGCAACTTTTTTTGACATATATTTTATCCTCTCTTGTAATATCTATACATTAATAATTTTACACTCTTAAATAAAAAAGAACAATTTTTTCAAAAAATTCTTTGAAAAAATTATGTTCTTTTTGAGTGTTTTCCTGATAGTGTGAAAAATGTTGTTAAAGTTGTTATTCTTTCTTTTAATCTAGCTACTTTCATAAGTTCAATTTCTTTATTATTTTTACTTATATTGTAAATTTTATCTAATTCATATAGTGTAAAATTTGAAGATATAAAAGTAAGTTTTTTCCTATTCATTCTATAGTTTAAAATGATATATCATAGATTGTCTCTTGTTCAACTTGAAACCATTTCACCAGCAAAATCATCAATAAATAAAATATCAGATTTTTTCATTTGATCAATATAAGGAATTGGTGAATTAGAATTTCTACTAAATTGTTCTTTACATTTTTCTATTATGTCTGGTGCTGTACAAAAGAAAATTTTTGCTTCTCTTTTAGCTGCTTCATTAGCTAATGTTTTAAAAATTGTTGTTTTGCCAATACCAGGGTTACCATATAAATATATTCCTTTTATATTTTTTCTATCTAGATTTTTTTTATCATCAATATAATTGACAATCAATTTTCCTGCGTTCTGAATTGTTAATTCTCTCTCTTCAATCTCTTCTTCACTAAAAAAATTTTCAGTTCTTAAATCTTCTAAATAATTTTTAATTGTTTTTGGAAATTGATCAACGCTAAAATCTTTGTATATATAATTGTTTTTAATCGCTTGATTTTTATTTTCATATTCAAAATGAGCACAAGGTGTTGAACTTAAATAAAAATTTGAATTTTTAAAAGTCAAATCTAATTGCCTACCTCTAATTCTTTGTTTGCATTCTTTTAATGGCCCAATTGAACATTCAGTATAATCAGATACAAATTCAAATAAAATAATAAAATTTTCTTTCAAAACATCATCTGTTATTTTATAAATTTCATTTTTACTATTTTCAATTAATTTTGCAATAACTTTATTATCTTTAAAAATTTGAATATCCATATTTTACCTACCATTCTATATCAATGTTTTTTTCCATTACAAACTCACTTACTGGCTGATGTCTAGCATAAATTGAATTTTCTTTTGCTTCTTTTTCAATGTTCTTTTCATGCCTTTTACTTACATTTTTTAAATACATATAAAGTTCCTTTGTTGTTGATATTTTTTTAGCTTTTAAACTTTCTACTATTTTAACAACATAGTTATAAATAAACTTTTTATTGTTCTTTAAATATGAGTAACTTATTAAACAATTCAGTATACCATCTGATAAATTGTATTTTAATTTAAGAGAACTAATGATCTCAACTACATTTTGATCAGCTTCTACTCCCATGCATTTATTGTAAAAATTTATTCATTCAGTTGAATTAAAACTATTAATAACATTTATATCATCATCTGATAAATCAAGGCTAAAATTCTTTTTAATTAGTTCTTTTGATATTGCATTAAATTCTTTATTTAAATTAATTCAATCTATTTCATTAAATGTTTTTTTATAATTATTTATCATTAATTCAGCTATAAATTGTATGTCAAATTCTTTTTTTAATAATAAAGCATCTAAATTTGATTTTACACTTTCATTAATTTCAATTAACACACCTTTTCTAATCAATAAACCATTTAAATCAAATAAATTTAGTGATTGTTCACAAATATAAACTTCTTTTTTTGTTGTTTGCACAGCAGGTTCAATATCAATAAAATCAAGTTCATTTTCTTCGTTATTTTCAAACAAATCCTCTATTTCATAGTCTAAATCATCAATATTAAACTCTTTATTTTTAAATTGCAAATGAGCCAACTCAAAATTTTCTTCACCAACTTTTTTTAATAACCATGTTCTTGTTGCATCATTTTCAAAAAATTGTTTAGGAGATAACGGCAAATTTAATACAATAGCCATATTTCCACTTTTTTTAGATTTCAAACATTTAATCAATTTTAGTTTCGTCAACTTTCCTAAATTTTTCTTTAATTGTTTTTCTGATGAAGACGTTATTAGAGCAACCCTTTCTAACATAAACGGCGACGAATTAAGTTTTTTGCTTCAATTGCTCTCTAATATTAAA is a genomic window containing:
- the gap gene encoding type I glyceraldehyde-3-phosphate dehydrogenase, translating into MSKKVAINGFGRIGRLTFRQLFNQGVEIVAVNDLTDTKTLAYLLEFDSAQGKFQEGKISYTDNSIIVDGKEIKIFAERNAADLPWGKLGIDLVIESTGFYTDKDKASAHLTAGAKKVIISAPATGEMKTIVYGVNHKNLSAEDVIISGASCTTNCLSPVAKIMDEKFGIVKGKMVTVHAVTNDQKLLDLPHGDLRRGRAAAWNIVPSTTGAAKAVSLVLPNLKGKLDGYALRVPTITGSITDVTLQLSKKTTVEEINATVEATIKADAELSKAIKFNTQEIVSGDTIGSSFGSIFDATLTKITEVDGEQLVTVCAWYDNESSYVSQLVRTTIYFMGL
- a CDS encoding phosphoglycerate kinase, producing MNYNLKKTLKDINVKGKKVLVRVDFNVPLKDGVITDDNRIQAALPTIKYLIANDAKVILFSHLSRIKSEDDKITKSLAPVAKRLEEVLGQSVVFVNQTRGAELESAINALNERQVLLFENTRFEDVKNGEVVKAESKNNPELGKYWASLGDVFINDAFGTAHRAHASNVGIASNISESALGFLVQNEIEMLGKGIDAPERPFVAILGGAKVSDKIGVIDNLLTKVDKILIGGGMTYTFHKAMGLEIGNSLLEADKVELAKEYLEKANGKIMLPVDSLCAPEYADVTPTLCGENVPTGMMGLDIGPKTIEMYEKVLANAKTVVWNGPMGVSEFENFKAGTVAVCEAAAKRKADGGFTLIGGGDSAAAAIKLGFKDEFSWISTGGGASLEYMEGKELPGIAAIQNK
- a CDS encoding AAA family ATPase, whose amino-acid sequence is MDIQIFKDNKVIAKLIENSKNEIYKITDDVLKENFIILFEFVSDYTECSIGPLKECKQRIRGRQLDLTFKNSNFYLSSTPCAHFEYENKNQAIKNNYIYKDFSVDQFPKTIKNYLEDLRTENFFSEEEIEERELTIQNAGKLIVNYIDDKKNLDRKNIKGIYLYGNPGIGKTTIFKTLANEAAKREAKIFFCTAPDIIEKCKEQFSRNSNSPIPYIDQMKKSDILFIDDFAGEMVSSWTRDNLWYIILNYRMNRKKLTFISSNFTLYELDKIYNISKNNKEIELMKVARLKERITTLTTFFTLSGKHSKRT
- a CDS encoding DnaD domain protein, producing MNILNRKYSIHWSKELTKVDHEVLLNLYQPIIGASAIGLYNTLILESNWSKKLNSSPFMLERVALITSSSEKQLKKNLGKLTKLKLIKCLKSKKSGNMAIVLNLPLSPKQFFENDATRTWLLKKVGEENFELAHLQFKNKEFNIDDLDYEIEDLFENNEENELDFIDIEPAVQTTKKEVYICEQSLNLFDLNGLLIRKGVLIEINESVKSNLDALLLKKEFDIQFIAELMINNYKKTFNEIDWINLNKEFNAISKELIKKNFSLDLSDDDINVINSFNSTEWINFYNKCMGVEADQNVVEIISSLKLKYNLSDGILNCLISYSYLKNNKKFIYNYVVKIVESLKAKKISTTKELYMYLKNVSKRHEKNIEKEAKENSIYARHQPVSEFVMEKNIDIEW